The following coding sequences lie in one Candidatus Sulfotelmatobacter sp. genomic window:
- a CDS encoding S8 family serine peptidase — MIVRFTLLLILLAAPASALDRPVLSAGQAVPAGGGYRPDALTLKLRPDATRAALRGGAARDFRAARTSLGLAGIDAVGASLGGVTFARMFAGARPGAVPSAEDEILQGFFRVQLPAGVDLEDALGRFSSLAEVEKAEPIGVTPVSLMPDDSLFSVSTWFYQPSRHDIHAPEAWDVWPGDTSLVVAILDTGVIPYHPDLGGTIAGLRGQLWTNWAERGGLPGVDDDGNGFVDDFGGWDFVDAASGGPFPNAEDVDTEDNDPNDYAGHGTMVAGVIGAIGNNTIGVTGTVPQVRLMPLRVGWSTNAALGGQVDMGYVAEAIDYARRMGARVLNCSFATISTMPLEAAVTAATRAGVFIVFAAGNNGQVHDIQLREDVVSVSAVDGSDMVARFSNRGPEVDVAAPGVGILSTALIHAALDSIGERQPTYGQEDGTSFAAPLVSGGVALFESRRRSLGQRPLSPINLALRLWDTADDITALNPGDSLYGGGRLNLERLLLDPPVSHAHRAGSTSSGPCVVVHERSGTRLYWVSSNRRLLGTDAVTGDTLVNVALPGPPGRQLAAADLGGGHGVGLFIGTGNARMCGFDLTGQVLPGWPFAAPSNFSQFIVGPAIGDLDGDGVLEIAAASGDGNVWAWSADGTLLSGFPVMTSTFGVAGAVALADVDGVPGEEIIVAARDGQVHALRHDGSEAPGWPVTVASAVPTVSPVIARFGSSAAILVAGGGWLHAYRGDGSLRWDAATGGTVVDDPALADFDGDGADEIVLPLNTPNQLAAFDSTGAPLSARGWPRALWGPVSAPVVGPLAAGVPHGVLAMLNSALIALSDSARIMHTFPKPGGAGVGASLDDLDGDGRTEVAAGTGPDSLYYIYDAGAGSFSPGAPWPTPRGDYARTGSRVAPLALPVLDLTPPGTIANLSVDSLGATGARLAWSAPGGDGAIGRAARYDINVTPVAGEAGLFKPGYVRADGPAPGAAGAHDVYRLVALSPDTTLFVAVRAVDSTGNAGASSNVVQVSTQPPIVGPVAQLHLDRQPSRLPVGWHWQLAGEPAGVARDVFVYDVLGRRIARLPLPSGTEGTLQWNGQDHAGRVVPAGLYFARLVSGSLHAQSRVVLLP, encoded by the coding sequence TTGATCGTAAGGTTCACGCTCCTCCTCATCCTGCTTGCGGCGCCCGCATCGGCCCTCGATCGGCCGGTGTTGTCGGCGGGCCAGGCAGTCCCGGCCGGCGGCGGCTACCGCCCGGACGCGCTCACCCTGAAATTGCGCCCCGACGCGACACGGGCCGCCCTGCGCGGCGGCGCCGCCCGGGACTTCCGCGCCGCGCGCACCTCGCTCGGCCTCGCCGGAATCGACGCGGTGGGCGCGAGCCTCGGCGGCGTCACGTTCGCGCGCATGTTCGCGGGAGCGCGGCCGGGCGCGGTGCCGAGCGCGGAAGACGAGATTCTGCAGGGCTTTTTCCGGGTCCAGCTCCCCGCGGGAGTCGACCTCGAAGATGCGCTCGGGCGCTTCTCATCGCTCGCCGAGGTCGAGAAGGCCGAGCCGATCGGTGTAACGCCGGTCTCGCTGATGCCCGACGACTCGCTGTTCAGCGTCTCGACCTGGTTCTACCAGCCTTCCCGGCACGACATCCATGCGCCGGAAGCCTGGGACGTGTGGCCCGGCGACACCTCGCTGGTGGTCGCGATCCTCGACACCGGCGTCATTCCGTATCACCCCGATCTCGGCGGCACGATCGCCGGCCTGCGCGGTCAGCTGTGGACCAACTGGGCGGAGCGGGGCGGGCTCCCCGGCGTCGACGACGACGGCAACGGCTTCGTCGACGACTTCGGCGGCTGGGACTTCGTGGACGCGGCGAGCGGCGGTCCGTTCCCGAATGCGGAGGACGTCGACACCGAGGACAACGATCCCAACGACTACGCCGGCCACGGCACCATGGTGGCCGGCGTGATCGGCGCGATCGGCAACAACACGATCGGTGTCACCGGCACGGTTCCGCAGGTGCGGCTGATGCCGCTGCGCGTGGGCTGGTCCACCAATGCGGCGCTCGGCGGCCAGGTGGACATGGGCTACGTCGCCGAAGCCATCGACTACGCGCGCCGCATGGGAGCCAGGGTCCTCAATTGTTCCTTCGCCACCATCAGCACGATGCCGCTCGAAGCCGCGGTCACCGCCGCGACCCGCGCCGGCGTGTTCATCGTGTTCGCGGCCGGGAACAACGGCCAGGTCCACGACATTCAATTGCGCGAGGACGTGGTCTCGGTCTCGGCGGTTGACGGGAGCGACATGGTGGCGCGCTTCTCGAACCGCGGGCCCGAGGTGGACGTGGCGGCGCCCGGGGTGGGCATCCTTTCGACCGCGCTGATCCACGCGGCGCTCGACAGCATCGGCGAGCGCCAGCCCACCTACGGCCAGGAAGACGGCACTTCGTTCGCTGCACCGCTGGTCTCGGGCGGCGTGGCGCTGTTCGAATCGCGGCGCCGCTCGCTCGGGCAGCGCCCGCTGTCCCCGATCAACCTCGCGCTGCGGCTCTGGGACACGGCCGACGACATCACCGCGCTCAACCCGGGCGACTCGCTCTACGGCGGCGGGCGGCTGAATCTCGAGCGGCTGCTGCTCGACCCGCCGGTCTCGCACGCCCACCGGGCCGGTTCGACCTCATCCGGTCCGTGCGTCGTGGTGCACGAGCGGAGCGGCACGCGCCTCTACTGGGTGTCGTCCAACCGGCGTCTGCTGGGAACCGACGCCGTGACCGGCGACACGCTCGTCAACGTCGCGCTTCCCGGTCCGCCCGGACGGCAGCTGGCGGCTGCCGACCTCGGCGGAGGGCACGGCGTGGGGCTGTTCATCGGCACCGGAAACGCGCGGATGTGCGGGTTCGATCTCACCGGCCAGGTGCTGCCGGGCTGGCCGTTTGCGGCGCCCAGCAACTTCAGCCAGTTCATCGTCGGGCCCGCGATCGGAGATCTGGACGGTGACGGCGTGCTCGAAATCGCCGCCGCCTCGGGGGATGGCAACGTCTGGGCGTGGAGCGCGGACGGGACGCTGCTTTCGGGCTTCCCGGTGATGACCAGCACCTTTGGCGTGGCCGGCGCGGTGGCGCTCGCCGACGTGGATGGAGTTCCGGGCGAAGAGATCATCGTCGCGGCTCGCGACGGACAGGTGCACGCGCTGCGCCATGACGGGAGTGAAGCTCCCGGCTGGCCCGTGACGGTGGCTTCTGCGGTGCCGACGGTTTCTCCGGTGATCGCGCGCTTCGGCAGCTCGGCGGCGATCCTGGTGGCGGGCGGAGGCTGGCTGCACGCGTACCGCGGCGACGGTTCGCTGCGCTGGGATGCCGCGACCGGCGGCACCGTCGTCGACGACCCCGCGCTCGCCGACTTCGACGGCGATGGTGCCGACGAGATCGTGCTGCCGCTCAACACGCCGAATCAGCTGGCGGCGTTCGATTCGACCGGCGCGCCGCTCAGCGCGCGCGGCTGGCCGCGCGCGCTGTGGGGTCCGGTGTCGGCGCCGGTGGTGGGGCCACTGGCGGCCGGAGTGCCGCACGGCGTCCTCGCCATGCTGAATTCCGCGCTCATCGCTCTGAGTGACAGCGCCCGGATCATGCACACGTTCCCGAAGCCGGGCGGCGCGGGAGTCGGCGCGTCGCTGGACGATCTGGATGGCGACGGCCGCACCGAGGTCGCGGCCGGCACCGGGCCGGATTCGCTCTACTACATCTATGACGCCGGCGCCGGCAGCTTTTCGCCCGGCGCTCCCTGGCCCACGCCGCGCGGTGACTACGCGCGCACCGGGAGTCGCGTCGCGCCGCTCGCGCTCCCGGTTCTCGACCTCACCCCGCCAGGAACGATCGCGAATCTCTCGGTGGATTCGCTGGGTGCGACCGGAGCGCGGCTCGCGTGGAGCGCGCCGGGCGGTGACGGCGCGATCGGGCGCGCGGCGCGCTACGACATCAACGTGACGCCGGTCGCGGGCGAGGCCGGCCTGTTCAAGCCGGGCTACGTGCGGGCCGACGGCCCGGCACCCGGCGCCGCCGGCGCCCACGACGTCTACCGCCTGGTCGCCCTGTCTCCCGACACCACGCTGTTCGTGGCGGTGCGGGCGGTGGATTCGACCGGCAACGCCGGCGCCAGCTCGAACGTGGTGCAGGTCTCGACGCAGCCGCCGATCGTGGGCCCGGTCGCCCAGCTCCACCTCGACCGGCAGCCTTCACGCCTGCCGGTCGGCTGGCACTGGCAGCTCGCCGGGGAGCCGGCCGGTGTTGCGCGCGACGTGTTCGTATACGACGTGCTCGGCCGTCGCATCGCGCGGCTCCCGCTGCCGTCCGGCACCGAGGGGACGCTCCAATGGAACGGCCAGGACCACGCGGGTCGCGTCGTCCCGGCCGGATTGTATTTCGCGCGCCTGGTTTCGGGATCCCTCCACGCTCAGTCGCGCGTGGTGCTCCTTCCTTGA
- a CDS encoding AAA family ATPase, producing MFERQFGLRENPFAAGHQSKYVYPSREHQEALAHLRFGIENREPFVLITGEVGTGKTTALYDALSEWKSRAVVALITNSALTRSELYEEICLRFGVQLVPPISKPMLMGQLERHLLVVRGRGDFGILLVDEAQNLDRGLLEEVRLLSNLETQGEKLLQIFLVGQPELEEKLMQPELRQLRQRIGVHYRLRPLNLDDTERYIHHRITVAGGHALTVFPPEACAEVFRMTHGIPREINTVAAQALLNAFVEDSPSVRPEHVLAVKRDTEFKSVLDGQVAVGAPSTATAPAMVPPATAAPTTPQPVAAAPPLAAPPIVAQAPPAPPIAPRPVMTPPAPQPPPAPEPAIAQAEPPAAPPEDGAPLPPVAVRPAGSAETWQSWMASLSQFPEAGAPPAEENFREMSWENALAEERATSAAQRAAAEPPPMAEPEAIVVPVGDSIDEQPAAQPPELPSFEDLEPPKMSAPPAAAPAARPAPAPEPVVEQPQKFELESISMAPAPAEPAPAPARGAPPMPPAESRPPRAASAPARTPPLKPTAAPYSLPPRLRERLEAGDSGEKIRASRATGWLIGLGALAAVVIAVVLTLRFKALSNEPEPRSTPARAASSSARTVTPPSAPTGAPGAATSAPTSEKPAAPPSSPAPVAAATEKPGGASAGTSEPSTASEKPGGSGAAKAAAVAAVPVGASVASGANASGGAMTGSGAATQSAAPAEPAVPKTLYGVAVGTYINEAKANTEKARLATATSLPGRVVASKAGDFTVVLGAFAVKSNAENQAGELIDKSMVEEARVVSFANPAYKPASK from the coding sequence ATGTTCGAACGACAGTTCGGCCTGCGCGAAAATCCTTTCGCCGCCGGCCATCAATCCAAGTACGTCTATCCGAGCCGCGAGCATCAGGAAGCGCTCGCGCACCTCCGCTTTGGCATCGAGAACCGGGAGCCCTTCGTTCTCATTACCGGCGAGGTCGGCACCGGCAAGACCACCGCGCTCTACGACGCCCTGAGCGAGTGGAAGTCGCGCGCGGTCGTCGCGCTGATCACCAACTCCGCGCTCACCCGCAGCGAGCTCTACGAAGAGATCTGCCTGCGCTTCGGCGTCCAGCTGGTGCCGCCCATCAGCAAGCCCATGCTGATGGGTCAGCTCGAGCGCCATTTGCTAGTAGTGCGCGGGCGCGGCGACTTCGGCATCCTGCTGGTGGACGAAGCGCAGAATCTCGACCGTGGCCTGCTCGAGGAAGTGCGACTGTTGTCGAACCTCGAGACCCAGGGCGAGAAGCTGCTGCAGATCTTCCTGGTCGGCCAGCCCGAGCTGGAGGAGAAGCTGATGCAGCCCGAGCTGCGACAGCTCCGCCAGCGGATCGGCGTCCACTACCGACTGCGACCGTTGAACCTCGACGATACGGAACGCTACATCCATCACCGCATCACGGTGGCGGGCGGCCACGCGCTCACCGTGTTCCCGCCGGAAGCCTGCGCGGAGGTGTTCCGCATGACGCACGGCATCCCGCGCGAGATCAACACCGTCGCCGCGCAGGCGCTGCTGAACGCGTTCGTCGAGGATTCGCCGAGCGTGCGGCCCGAGCACGTGCTGGCCGTCAAGCGCGACACCGAGTTCAAGAGTGTGCTCGACGGTCAGGTGGCGGTCGGCGCGCCGAGCACCGCGACCGCCCCGGCGATGGTGCCGCCTGCGACCGCCGCGCCGACGACGCCGCAGCCGGTCGCCGCGGCGCCGCCGCTTGCCGCGCCGCCGATCGTGGCGCAGGCGCCGCCCGCCCCGCCGATCGCGCCGCGGCCGGTGATGACGCCGCCCGCTCCGCAGCCGCCGCCGGCGCCCGAGCCGGCCATCGCGCAGGCCGAGCCGCCTGCGGCGCCGCCCGAGGATGGCGCGCCGCTGCCGCCCGTGGCGGTGCGCCCAGCCGGATCGGCCGAGACCTGGCAGTCGTGGATGGCGTCGCTGTCGCAGTTTCCCGAGGCCGGAGCGCCACCCGCCGAGGAAAACTTCCGCGAGATGTCGTGGGAGAACGCGCTCGCCGAAGAGCGCGCGACGAGCGCCGCGCAGCGGGCGGCAGCCGAGCCTCCGCCCATGGCGGAGCCCGAGGCCATCGTGGTTCCGGTGGGCGATTCGATCGACGAGCAGCCCGCGGCTCAGCCTCCCGAGCTTCCGAGCTTCGAGGATCTCGAGCCGCCGAAGATGTCCGCACCTCCGGCGGCGGCTCCTGCAGCGCGTCCTGCGCCCGCGCCCGAGCCGGTGGTCGAGCAGCCTCAGAAGTTCGAACTGGAATCGATCTCGATGGCCCCCGCTCCCGCCGAACCTGCTCCGGCACCGGCGCGCGGCGCGCCGCCAATGCCGCCGGCCGAGTCACGGCCGCCGAGGGCGGCGAGCGCGCCCGCGCGCACGCCGCCGCTCAAGCCGACTGCGGCACCGTATTCGCTGCCGCCGCGACTGCGCGAGCGGCTCGAAGCCGGGGATTCGGGCGAGAAGATTCGCGCCAGCCGCGCGACCGGCTGGCTGATCGGACTCGGAGCGCTGGCCGCGGTGGTGATCGCGGTGGTGCTCACGCTGCGCTTCAAGGCGCTGTCGAACGAGCCCGAGCCACGCAGCACTCCCGCGCGCGCGGCGAGCAGCTCGGCGAGGACCGTAACGCCGCCGAGTGCGCCAACCGGTGCTCCCGGCGCCGCGACTTCCGCTCCGACGAGCGAAAAGCCCGCGGCTCCGCCCTCGTCGCCGGCACCAGTCGCGGCTGCGACCGAGAAGCCGGGCGGCGCGAGCGCCGGCACCAGTGAGCCGTCGACTGCGAGCGAGAAGCCGGGTGGATCGGGAGCGGCGAAGGCCGCAGCTGTCGCCGCGGTGCCGGTTGGAGCATCGGTCGCGAGCGGCGCGAACGCTTCCGGTGGAGCGATGACTGGCTCCGGCGCCGCGACGCAGTCGGCCGCGCCCGCCGAGCCCGCGGTGCCGAAGACGCTCTACGGCGTCGCGGTTGGCACCTACATCAACGAGGCGAAAGCCAACACCGAGAAAGCGCGGCTTGCGACCGCGACCAGCCTGCCGGGGCGCGTGGTCGCGTCGAAGGCCGGCGACTTCACCGTGGTGCTGGGCGCGTTCGCGGTGAAGTCGAACGCCGAGAACCAGGCCGGCGAGCTGATCGACAAGAGCATGGTCGAGGAAGCGCGCGTCGTCAGCTTCGCCAATCCCGCCTACAAGCCCGCGTCGAAGTAG
- a CDS encoding T9SS type A sorting domain-containing protein, whose amino-acid sequence MTDGQVWSMVRQGDTLYIGGKFHTVGPASGGFVAIDPVTGDQKRNWPEVAGSVVAAVSDEQGGWFIGGSLNTVAGLARPYAAHVRADGTLDSWDPGFDGPITAFARDGTRLYVAGGFAHVGGQPRPGLAAIDPVSGAVLDWNPVAVGGVTRIATRRGVVYLQGRYSIPTPPSGAERGWQATAIDSASGQEVLWQNRYATGFGPSGFAVGASAVFVSSGLGPAAFDLATGAGLPWTPIVNGWTYALAVADTVLYLVGEFTIVDGQPRAHIAAVDARNGQVLSWNPGADDVPNSLVVQDSTLYITGAFTTIGGGSRRGIAALDARTGALRPWDPGATAPIPALLAASSSSLAASGIFGPGRAPACENLAAIDLRTNEVLDWNPRTTGLEPTVYTMAIGGGKLYVGGWFDTVGGASRPEVGSLDLATGLVTDWRPFPNTELSTVAVQDSSVYVGGAFTEVGGVPRRYVGAIHAGSGAPTSWAPDADNLVRGFFFRDTTVYCIGQFTTIGGQPRSGAAALSMRTGQPTAWNPSIGGEVDVMSIDSNRMWLGGRFQSVGGQPRSMLAQIDLATGAPATWVPDVVGLDVWTIAPAGSAVYVGGEFNSIDGTSRANAAAFDATTGALLPWNPNADGSVRALRADDEGVLAGGEFTSIAGRLRNGIVRLLPAETTSPNVTVLGPAGDEVLAIGTTRTLTWSASDAIAVQSVDVYLSRTGPTGPWTLLAAGAANTGAYDWKVAGPEADRSAWLQVVARNYAGLLGSAVGASAFSIASSLVAASPNGSLSPPLPNPVQSHALLKYALPRGGRVELSLVDIQGRVVRRIVDSDLPAGRHSSDVDASALRPGLYFARLRAPGVDLGQRVVVVR is encoded by the coding sequence ATGACCGATGGTCAGGTGTGGTCGATGGTTCGGCAGGGCGACACTCTGTACATCGGCGGGAAATTCCACACCGTCGGCCCGGCATCGGGCGGCTTTGTCGCGATCGATCCAGTGACTGGAGATCAGAAGCGGAACTGGCCGGAGGTCGCCGGGTCGGTCGTGGCGGCGGTGTCCGACGAGCAGGGTGGCTGGTTCATCGGAGGGTCCCTGAACACGGTGGCGGGCCTCGCGCGCCCTTACGCCGCTCACGTGCGCGCCGACGGGACACTCGACTCGTGGGATCCCGGGTTCGACGGACCAATCACCGCGTTCGCCCGGGACGGCACGCGACTTTACGTCGCCGGTGGCTTCGCCCACGTGGGCGGCCAACCGCGCCCCGGTCTCGCCGCGATCGATCCGGTGAGTGGCGCCGTGCTCGACTGGAATCCGGTTGCCGTTGGCGGCGTGACGAGGATCGCCACTCGCCGCGGAGTGGTCTACTTACAAGGGCGCTACTCCATACCAACGCCGCCCAGCGGTGCCGAGCGGGGCTGGCAAGCAACCGCGATCGATTCCGCCTCGGGACAGGAAGTGCTCTGGCAGAACCGATACGCCACTGGCTTCGGCCCGAGCGGATTCGCCGTCGGCGCGTCGGCGGTCTTTGTGAGTTCCGGCTTGGGGCCTGCGGCGTTCGATCTCGCCACTGGTGCGGGATTGCCCTGGACTCCGATTGTGAACGGATGGACCTATGCACTCGCCGTCGCGGACACGGTGCTCTATCTCGTCGGCGAGTTCACCATTGTGGACGGGCAACCCCGGGCGCACATCGCCGCGGTGGACGCACGGAACGGTCAGGTCCTGAGTTGGAACCCCGGAGCGGACGACGTGCCGAACTCCCTCGTCGTGCAGGACTCAACGCTGTACATCACCGGCGCGTTCACGACGATCGGCGGAGGAAGCCGCCGCGGGATCGCCGCTCTCGATGCGCGGACCGGAGCGCTGCGGCCGTGGGATCCCGGCGCCACGGCACCGATCCCCGCGCTGCTCGCCGCGAGCTCGAGCAGTCTCGCCGCGTCGGGGATCTTCGGTCCGGGACGCGCGCCGGCCTGCGAGAACCTTGCCGCAATCGACCTTCGCACGAACGAAGTGCTCGACTGGAATCCTCGCACCACCGGACTCGAGCCGACCGTTTATACGATGGCGATCGGCGGGGGCAAGCTCTACGTCGGCGGCTGGTTCGACACGGTGGGCGGCGCCTCGCGGCCCGAGGTCGGATCCCTCGATCTCGCCACGGGGCTCGTGACCGACTGGAGACCGTTCCCGAACACAGAGCTGTCGACGGTCGCTGTCCAGGACTCGTCCGTCTATGTCGGCGGCGCGTTCACCGAGGTGGGGGGCGTGCCGCGTCGATACGTCGGGGCGATCCACGCCGGGAGCGGCGCGCCCACGAGCTGGGCGCCGGATGCCGACAATCTGGTGCGTGGATTCTTCTTCCGGGACACGACCGTCTACTGCATCGGCCAGTTCACCACGATCGGAGGCCAGCCTCGCTCGGGGGCCGCGGCGCTCAGCATGAGAACGGGCCAGCCGACCGCCTGGAATCCTTCGATCGGTGGAGAGGTCGATGTGATGTCGATCGATTCGAATCGGATGTGGCTCGGCGGGAGATTCCAATCGGTAGGCGGACAGCCTCGCAGCATGCTGGCTCAGATCGATCTCGCCACCGGAGCGCCCGCGACCTGGGTACCTGACGTGGTGGGGCTCGACGTGTGGACGATCGCACCCGCAGGTTCGGCCGTCTACGTCGGAGGTGAGTTCAACAGCATCGATGGGACGTCTCGCGCGAACGCCGCTGCATTCGATGCAACCACTGGAGCTCTCCTGCCGTGGAACCCGAACGCAGACGGATCCGTGCGCGCTCTCCGCGCGGACGACGAGGGAGTCCTCGCGGGTGGCGAATTCACGTCGATCGCGGGTCGGCTTCGAAACGGCATCGTTCGATTGCTGCCGGCAGAGACGACCTCTCCGAACGTCACGGTGCTGGGTCCTGCCGGTGACGAGGTTCTCGCGATCGGCACGACTCGCACACTCACCTGGTCGGCAAGTGACGCGATCGCGGTGCAGAGTGTCGACGTCTACCTGTCTCGCACCGGGCCCACCGGACCGTGGACGCTGCTGGCAGCCGGCGCGGCCAACACGGGTGCGTATGACTGGAAGGTGGCCGGTCCAGAAGCGGATCGCTCGGCTTGGCTGCAGGTGGTCGCGCGCAACTACGCCGGTCTACTCGGGAGCGCGGTCGGCGCGTCCGCGTTCAGCATCGCATCCTCCCTGGTGGCTGCCAGTCCGAACGGTTCGCTCTCGCCCCCGCTCCCGAACCCGGTCCAATCCCACGCGCTGCTCAAGTACGCTTTACCGCGTGGCGGCCGAGTCGAGTTAAGCCTCGTCGATATTCAGGGACGCGTCGTTCGCAGGATTGTCGACAGCGATCTGCCGGCCGGGCGCCACTCGTCAGACGTCGATGCCTCCGCGCTTCGACCAGGATTGTATTTCGCCCGACTTCGAGCGCCGGGCGTCGATCTTGGGCAGCGCGTGGTCGTCGTGAGGTGA
- the pyrE gene encoding orotate phosphoribosyltransferase, translated as MENTEKDRLRQMLLDRSMRFGEFVLSSGATSSYYIDVRKTSLHPEGLRLIARAFWDVLSHDNITAVGGLTLGADPLVAGVMLHSAEVGKPIEGFLVRRTSKEHGLKSQVEGNLAGHKRVAILDDVITSGESSLIAAEAAESYKAEVVRVLAVVDRGQGAAQIFQQRGVPFTALFSIGELLPAERG; from the coding sequence ATGGAAAACACCGAAAAGGATCGCCTGCGGCAGATGCTGCTCGATCGCTCGATGCGCTTCGGTGAGTTCGTCTTGAGCTCGGGGGCCACATCGAGTTACTACATCGATGTACGCAAGACCAGCCTGCATCCCGAGGGACTGCGGCTGATCGCTCGCGCGTTCTGGGACGTGCTGTCGCATGACAACATCACCGCGGTCGGAGGATTGACGCTCGGCGCCGATCCGCTGGTGGCGGGCGTGATGCTGCACAGCGCCGAGGTCGGCAAGCCCATCGAGGGCTTCCTGGTGCGGCGCACATCCAAGGAGCACGGCCTCAAGTCGCAGGTCGAGGGCAACCTGGCCGGCCACAAGCGGGTGGCGATCCTCGACGACGTGATCACCAGCGGCGAAAGTTCGCTGATCGCGGCCGAAGCCGCCGAGTCGTACAAGGCCGAGGTGGTGCGCGTGCTGGCGGTGGTGGACCGTGGCCAGGGCGCGGCCCAGATCTTTCAACAGCGCGGAGTTCCTTTCACGGCCCTGTTCTCGATTGGCGAGCTTCTTCCGGCAGAGCGCGGCTAA